The region TTGTTCCAATTTTTGCTTATCATCGAAGACTAGACTGATCAGAATATTATTCCCTTTCACCAGCTCGCCTGTCACCGCCTTCATGGAAGGCAAAATGTCAGACATCATAATTTTCCCGCCTGCGAATTCGATGGAAGACTCCATGATCATATTTAACTCATTTTCTGGCATTGGGTAGTTTGGATCTTGCGGGATATCGCCGAATCTTACTTTTTTTACTTCAGTTGCGTGTAAAGCCTCCGAATAAAATCCAAGCACTTGTTCTGTATTTCCATCAAAGTTTAAATATGCAATAGCTGACATACAACATAACCTCCTTCTTGTTATAAATGTAGTATAGTTCATAAGAGGTGACAG is a window of Paenibacillus sp. FSL H3-0469 DNA encoding:
- a CDS encoding VOC family protein, whose product is MSAIAYLNFDGNTEQVLGFYSEALHATEVKKVRFGDIPQDPNYPMPENELNMIMESSIEFAGGKIMMSDILPSMKAVTGELVKGNNILISLVFDDKQKLEQYFNALSLGGHVTMLLSNYPWSSCFGTLIDKFGINWKFNGDADQFLDNVISNKQ